The Saccharothrix variisporea genome has a segment encoding these proteins:
- a CDS encoding sigma-70 family RNA polymerase sigma factor, with amino-acid sequence MEVQEHVVSRAVAGDRRAVEQVLAAVRPLVSRYCRGRLPWWDAAAVEDVVQEALIGVFTTLPSFRAQGENSFLRLVYGVAARKVVDAIRRSVRDRVDLAAEPPDVVDLGPTPEQHLLLGERTERVAELLRLLPEAKRELLVLRIAVGLSAEDTARVLGMSAGSVRVAQHRALQVLREHLRRNRRAAA; translated from the coding sequence GTGGAGGTCCAGGAACACGTGGTGTCGCGGGCGGTCGCGGGGGATCGGCGTGCGGTCGAGCAGGTCTTGGCGGCGGTGCGCCCGCTGGTGTCGCGGTATTGCAGGGGCCGGTTGCCGTGGTGGGACGCCGCCGCGGTGGAGGACGTGGTCCAGGAGGCGTTGATCGGGGTGTTCACCACGTTGCCGTCGTTCCGGGCGCAGGGCGAGAACTCGTTCCTGCGGCTGGTCTACGGCGTCGCGGCGCGAAAGGTGGTGGACGCGATCCGCAGATCGGTGCGCGATCGGGTCGACCTCGCCGCAGAGCCGCCCGACGTCGTCGACCTCGGCCCGACACCGGAGCAGCACCTGCTGCTGGGTGAGCGGACCGAGCGGGTGGCGGAGTTGTTGCGGCTGTTGCCCGAGGCGAAGCGGGAGTTGCTGGTCCTGCGCATCGCGGTGGGTCTGTCGGCCGAGGACACCGCGCGCGTGCTGGGCATGAGCGCGGGCTCGGTGCGCGTGGCCCAGCACCGCGCGCTCCAAGTCCTGCGCGAGCACCTGCGGCGCAACCGCAGGGCCGCCGCCTGA
- a CDS encoding wax ester/triacylglycerol synthase family O-acyltransferase, with protein MNASTQRLGVLDTAFLDVEDADPHVSLAIGSVAIVAGPPPTHDEFVARVGPRLLSLPGATARVRRRRFGAPELVRDRLPDPDHHIRRVAVTSPGDDTALHELVASIMARRLDRDRPLWECWVVEGLSGGRWAVLFKVHHCLVDGVGGVDLLTALCADDPDAPGARPAPPVPRSPLRSAPPLPLAPLRTAPPVPRSPLRTAPPVPRWPLQAAIPVPWGPLQAVRQVLRGTAGLAGAAVPVAPSSLVGPIGSRRRYRVVRASLTDVAAAGRAHGATVNDVVLAAVSAGLRDLLTARGEPTWARAVRALVPVSVRHAATGVEGNAISVRLPFLPIHITHPVEALEKVHRAMRHHAATGESDAGQALLALARHACPTLLSSGVRLGARLPQRSITTVTTNVPGPRHPLSLIGRDVIEVLPYVPIALGLRTGVAALSYRDRLVLGITGDHDSTPDLDVLASGIERGLSRLVEPAARSRQSATAAARQGPQDATSRVR; from the coding sequence GTGAACGCGTCCACCCAGCGCCTGGGAGTACTCGACACCGCGTTCCTCGACGTCGAGGACGCCGACCCGCACGTGTCGCTGGCCATCGGCTCCGTGGCGATCGTGGCAGGGCCACCACCGACCCACGACGAGTTCGTCGCGCGAGTCGGCCCGCGACTGCTGTCGCTGCCCGGCGCGACGGCACGGGTCCGCCGTCGCCGGTTCGGAGCGCCCGAACTGGTGCGGGACCGGCTGCCCGATCCCGACCACCACATCCGGCGGGTGGCGGTCACCTCGCCCGGTGACGACACGGCGTTGCACGAGCTCGTCGCCTCGATCATGGCGCGGCGACTCGACCGGGACCGGCCGCTGTGGGAGTGCTGGGTCGTGGAAGGACTCTCGGGCGGCCGGTGGGCGGTGCTGTTCAAGGTCCACCACTGCCTCGTGGACGGCGTCGGCGGCGTGGACCTGCTCACCGCGCTGTGCGCCGACGACCCGGACGCACCCGGTGCGCGGCCCGCGCCGCCGGTACCGCGCTCACCGCTGCGGTCCGCACCGCCGCTACCGCTAGCGCCACTGCGGACCGCGCCGCCGGTCCCGCGCTCGCCGCTGCGGACCGCGCCGCCGGTGCCGCGGTGGCCGCTGCAGGCCGCGATACCGGTGCCGTGGGGGCCGTTGCAGGCCGTGCGGCAGGTGCTGCGCGGCACGGCGGGACTGGCCGGAGCGGCCGTGCCGGTCGCGCCCTCGTCACTGGTCGGCCCCATCGGGTCGCGCCGCCGCTACCGCGTGGTCCGGGCGTCGCTGACCGACGTGGCCGCCGCCGGGCGGGCGCACGGGGCCACCGTGAACGACGTCGTCCTGGCGGCGGTGAGCGCCGGCCTGCGGGACCTGCTCACCGCTCGTGGCGAACCCACCTGGGCCCGCGCCGTCCGCGCCCTGGTGCCCGTGTCGGTGCGCCACGCGGCGACCGGTGTGGAGGGCAACGCCATCTCCGTGCGACTGCCGTTCCTGCCGATCCACATCACCCACCCGGTCGAGGCGCTGGAGAAGGTGCACCGGGCGATGCGCCACCACGCGGCCACGGGCGAATCCGACGCGGGACAGGCACTCCTCGCCCTCGCGCGGCACGCGTGCCCGACCCTGCTGTCCTCGGGCGTGCGCCTGGGTGCCCGACTGCCCCAGCGCAGCATCACGACGGTCACCACCAACGTGCCGGGCCCACGCCACCCGCTGTCGCTGATCGGGAGGGACGTCATCGAAGTCCTGCCCTACGTCCCGATCGCACTCGGCCTGCGCACCGGCGTCGCCGCGCTGAGCTACCGCGACCGGCTCGTGCTGGGCATCACCGGCGACCACGACAGCACACCGGACCTCGACGTACTGGCATCCGGCATCGAACGCGGACTGAGCCGTCTCGTGGAACCCGCGGCCCGGAGCCGGCAGAGCGCAACAGCCGCCGCGCGACAAGGACCGCAGGACGCGACCAGCCGGGTGCGATGA
- a CDS encoding Acg family FMN-binding oxidoreductase, with protein sequence MTGTLGLTDGAVGDVLRAASLAPSLHNTQPWLFRLAPDRVELHPDQDRRLPATDPEDRELRLSCGAALFNLRLGLRRHGIAPVVSLLPGPEAPGALAVVRRGWTTPFDEETRALWEAVPRRRSNRAPFRDQPVPVAHRTALARAAERERSWLHFVLDGEERTRFRRLAARAHAIQAADEGVRRELTVWSGERASADGVPRASAGLKPAPADEWAMRDFQAADRPAGEEYESDPLVAVLCSFYDSPLGELRAGQALQRVLLTATTLGLAVSFLSQAIEVRSVRDEIRRSLGGAVLPQTMLRIGFGSPVPATPRRDVEELLLPSTGHDTS encoded by the coding sequence ATGACGGGGACGTTGGGGTTGACGGACGGGGCGGTGGGTGACGTGCTGCGCGCCGCCTCCCTGGCGCCGTCGCTGCACAACACGCAACCGTGGCTGTTCCGGCTCGCGCCCGACCGGGTCGAACTGCACCCGGACCAGGACCGCAGGCTGCCCGCGACCGACCCCGAGGACCGCGAACTGCGGCTGTCCTGCGGCGCCGCCCTGTTCAACCTCCGGCTCGGACTGCGCCGGCACGGCATCGCACCGGTCGTGTCGCTGCTGCCCGGCCCCGAGGCGCCCGGCGCGCTCGCCGTCGTGCGCCGCGGCTGGACCACGCCGTTCGACGAGGAGACCAGGGCGTTGTGGGAGGCGGTGCCGCGACGGCGGTCCAACCGCGCGCCGTTCCGCGACCAGCCCGTGCCAGTCGCTCACCGGACCGCGCTCGCGCGGGCCGCCGAGCGCGAGCGCTCATGGCTGCACTTCGTCCTCGACGGCGAGGAGCGCACCCGGTTCCGACGGCTCGCCGCCCGCGCCCACGCCATCCAGGCCGCCGACGAGGGCGTGCGCCGCGAGCTGACGGTCTGGAGCGGCGAGCGGGCATCCGCAGACGGCGTGCCCCGGGCCTCGGCGGGGCTCAAGCCCGCGCCCGCGGACGAGTGGGCCATGCGGGACTTCCAAGCCGCCGACCGCCCAGCGGGCGAGGAGTACGAGTCCGACCCGCTCGTGGCGGTGCTCTGCTCGTTCTACGACAGTCCACTGGGCGAACTGCGGGCGGGGCAGGCGCTGCAACGGGTCCTGCTGACCGCGACCACGCTCGGGCTGGCCGTGTCGTTCCTGTCCCAGGCGATCGAGGTGCGGTCGGTGCGCGACGAGATCCGGCGGTCGCTGGGCGGAGCGGTCCTGCCGCAGACCATGCTGCGGATCGGCTTCGGCTCCCCCGTCCCCGCCACACCCCGCCGGGACGTCGAAGAACTGCTGCTGCCCAGCACGGGCCACGACACGTCCTGA
- a CDS encoding Gmad2 immunoglobulin-like domain-containing protein, translating to MSTPVDKRRVWWVAGGVVAVLVVVVVAAVVFVATRDRSTDVGTPSSTAVTTPSADTMQVRVFFHRGEADDPSRVSAVLRTVPRSEMVATAALTQLLGGTTAAEAEQGYWSQFVPATAGSLHGVRIEDGVAHADFANFSGTIPNASSSFGSAALLAELDSTLKQFPTVRSTVYSFDGDVAAFYEWLQLTPPTGKPGDTAPAVAEARRFLKTVVGMADPAEGPFRWVDDNAAEVTFYGRSPNNGEPVPTLATVVSLRRDGRWSVTGTRTDPIRVDAPTAGQTATSPLRVTGAAHTFEGHVTVRVLSEHGGKTTEVGTGFVTGGGDEQRPFSGDITFTAPNGGAGWVVFAEPSAADGQILHATTVRVVFPGT from the coding sequence ATGAGTACTCCTGTCGACAAGCGCCGGGTGTGGTGGGTCGCGGGCGGCGTGGTCGCTGTCCTGGTCGTGGTCGTGGTCGCGGCCGTGGTCTTCGTGGCGACGCGTGACCGCTCGACCGACGTCGGGACACCGTCGTCCACAGCCGTCACGACGCCGTCCGCGGACACCATGCAGGTGCGGGTGTTCTTCCACCGGGGCGAGGCGGACGACCCGAGTCGTGTGTCCGCCGTGCTGCGGACGGTGCCCCGCTCGGAGATGGTCGCCACGGCGGCCCTCACGCAACTGCTCGGCGGCACGACCGCCGCGGAGGCCGAGCAGGGCTACTGGTCGCAGTTCGTGCCCGCCACGGCCGGCAGCCTGCACGGTGTGCGGATCGAGGACGGCGTGGCGCACGCCGACTTCGCGAACTTCAGCGGCACCATCCCGAACGCGAGCTCCAGCTTCGGCAGCGCCGCGCTGCTCGCCGAGCTCGACTCGACGCTCAAGCAGTTCCCCACCGTGCGGTCCACGGTCTACTCCTTCGACGGTGACGTGGCCGCCTTCTACGAGTGGCTTCAGCTCACCCCGCCCACCGGGAAGCCCGGCGACACCGCGCCCGCCGTCGCCGAGGCCCGCCGGTTCCTCAAGACGGTGGTCGGCATGGCAGACCCCGCCGAAGGCCCCTTCCGGTGGGTCGACGACAACGCCGCCGAGGTGACCTTCTACGGCCGGTCGCCCAACAACGGCGAGCCCGTGCCCACCCTCGCGACCGTGGTGTCGCTCCGGCGTGACGGGCGGTGGAGCGTCACCGGCACCCGCACCGACCCCATCCGGGTCGACGCGCCCACCGCGGGCCAGACCGCCACCTCACCCCTGCGCGTCACGGGCGCGGCCCACACGTTCGAGGGCCACGTGACCGTCCGGGTGCTGTCCGAACACGGCGGCAAGACCACCGAGGTCGGCACCGGCTTCGTCACCGGTGGAGGCGACGAACAGCGGCCGTTCAGCGGCGACATCACCTTCACCGCACCCAACGGCGGCGCCGGCTGGGTCGTGTTCGCCGAACCGTCCGCGGCCGACGGGCAGATCCTGCACGCGACGACCGTCCGGGTGGTCTTCCCCGGCACCTGA
- a CDS encoding nitroreductase family deazaflavin-dependent oxidoreductase: MRPRKRGETARRSAKDKVRELNRRVFNPLMLRLAGRRHWYAAVIRHVGRRTGRSRATPVIAVRVEDGFVVPLPYGTAVDWLRNVLATGRATLDVKGEHVTVVAPRVVDAATALPLLSSARRRIWRLFGIEHFLLLSVEATTP; encoded by the coding sequence ATGCGCCCCAGGAAGCGCGGCGAGACCGCGCGACGCTCGGCGAAGGACAAGGTGCGCGAGCTCAACCGGCGGGTGTTCAACCCCCTCATGCTGCGCCTGGCCGGTCGCCGGCACTGGTACGCGGCGGTCATCCGGCACGTCGGCCGCCGCACCGGCCGCAGCCGTGCCACACCCGTCATCGCCGTCCGCGTCGAGGACGGTTTCGTCGTCCCGCTGCCGTACGGGACCGCGGTGGACTGGCTGCGCAACGTCCTGGCCACCGGGCGCGCCACCCTCGACGTCAAGGGCGAGCACGTCACGGTGGTCGCGCCTCGCGTCGTCGACGCGGCCACGGCCCTCCCGCTGCTGTCCAGCGCACGCCGGAGGATCTGGCGGCTGTTCGGGATCGAGCACTTCCTCCTGCTCAGCGTCGAGGCCACAACGCCCTGA
- a CDS encoding Rv1733c family protein translates to MGAVVGGTLVDTEVGPMDTMIKRAVHYALPSRRGVARVGDRVEGGVLVVAVLLALSGVPVAAAVGSEVYASGKLTAVEQSGTRHRVEATLLADAPPAPAETGRGAGVDRTPVPARWAAPDNVAHSGPVDAPAGAKAGAVVRIWVDDAGTATPPPLTVEGAAVGGTVVAFALWGGLAALLALVWLAVRVVRERLSSRSWEREWTLVEPGWTGHR, encoded by the coding sequence GTGGGGGCGGTCGTCGGCGGCACGCTGGTCGACACGGAGGTGGGACCGATGGACACCATGATCAAGCGTGCTGTGCACTACGCGTTGCCGTCGCGGCGCGGTGTCGCCCGTGTCGGCGATCGCGTGGAGGGCGGGGTGCTCGTCGTCGCGGTGCTGCTCGCACTGTCAGGCGTCCCGGTCGCGGCGGCGGTCGGCTCCGAGGTGTACGCGTCCGGCAAGCTCACGGCGGTCGAGCAATCAGGTACGCGGCACCGGGTCGAGGCGACACTGCTCGCCGACGCGCCGCCCGCACCCGCCGAGACCGGTCGCGGTGCCGGGGTCGACCGCACACCCGTCCCCGCGCGGTGGGCGGCTCCCGACAACGTGGCGCACAGCGGCCCGGTCGACGCACCCGCCGGCGCGAAAGCCGGCGCGGTGGTGCGGATCTGGGTCGACGACGCCGGCACGGCGACCCCACCGCCGCTGACCGTCGAGGGCGCGGCGGTGGGCGGGACCGTGGTGGCGTTCGCCCTGTGGGGCGGCCTGGCCGCGCTGCTCGCCCTGGTGTGGCTCGCAGTCCGGGTCGTGCGCGAACGGCTGAGCTCGCGGTCCTGGGAGCGCGAGTGGACCTTGGTGGAACCGGGATGGACGGGACATCGCTGA
- a CDS encoding DUF6541 family protein: MVRDLGVLAVALLVVIVPGAALAAALGVRRPLWFVGMSVPASAGLATVTAVVCAVVGVSYGPVALGVVTVVLLAVGVPRLVRACRARLAGPPTPPPWRVARVAGPVLVSAAVVLSVFTWWSGMRGLATVGQEHDMITHHLATAYIERTGRGAPWQLMPTDLLDGSDVGFYPAGLHLLMAPVAASTAGTVVGVNAVTVVVLGLVWPVSVAALGHVAAVRARLERGAPLVAGVAAVVAVGLYRPVFSLVHEGGILPNAVTLVLAPGLLAVLLTVPRRWEPVVVAGVAVAGVVAVHPSAVATVGFSLLAWWVGDAITDRRRAVRVLPRLVAVGAVAAVTSSPVLFQAMGSVAGTAGAGADIGPRPFGSALGDALGMVYSGYIPGHRGDAQWAAASATLLGAVAVLVSRRGYGVLVAWTAWLVVEVAFLSTAGRPVVAPLTGFFYHAHLRVWSHLSLFAPVLAGLGVVLVAWAVARRAARVVRRVRWSAVGFVVVAALAYLARPGIGYARVEADYVASRYARPDFVRVGPDDERAIAWLADRVRPGERVLNSANDGSTFLYVERGVPVVNVSSLGSARAPHTYRLLRDFNTFPHDDQVRRMLRELDVRWVYVDANAPTIGSGSSPENWVGHHLFSTARGLRGLDGLPGLRLAFRSGDVSVYELDLGT, translated from the coding sequence ATGGTGCGCGACCTGGGTGTGCTGGCCGTGGCGTTGCTGGTGGTCATCGTGCCCGGTGCGGCGCTGGCCGCGGCCCTGGGTGTGCGGCGGCCGTTGTGGTTCGTGGGGATGTCCGTTCCGGCGTCGGCGGGTCTGGCGACGGTGACGGCTGTGGTGTGCGCGGTGGTGGGTGTGTCTTACGGGCCCGTCGCGCTCGGTGTGGTGACGGTGGTGTTGCTCGCGGTCGGGGTGCCACGACTGGTGCGCGCCTGCCGTGCCCGCCTCGCGGGTCCGCCGACGCCTCCGCCGTGGCGGGTGGCGCGGGTCGCGGGACCGGTGCTGGTGTCGGCCGCGGTGGTGTTGAGCGTGTTCACGTGGTGGAGCGGGATGCGCGGACTGGCCACCGTCGGCCAGGAGCACGACATGATCACCCACCACCTGGCCACGGCCTACATCGAGCGCACGGGCCGGGGCGCGCCCTGGCAGCTCATGCCGACCGACCTGCTCGACGGGTCGGACGTCGGCTTCTACCCGGCCGGCCTGCACCTGCTCATGGCGCCGGTCGCGGCGTCGACCGCGGGCACCGTGGTGGGGGTCAACGCGGTGACGGTCGTGGTGCTGGGCCTGGTCTGGCCGGTGTCGGTCGCCGCGCTGGGGCACGTCGCCGCCGTGCGCGCCCGGTTGGAGCGGGGTGCGCCGCTGGTCGCCGGGGTGGCGGCGGTCGTGGCAGTGGGCCTGTACCGGCCGGTGTTCTCGCTGGTGCACGAGGGCGGCATCCTGCCCAACGCGGTCACGCTGGTGCTCGCCCCGGGGCTGTTGGCGGTGCTGCTGACGGTGCCGCGCCGGTGGGAACCCGTGGTCGTGGCCGGTGTCGCGGTGGCGGGTGTGGTCGCCGTCCACCCGAGCGCGGTGGCCACCGTCGGCTTCAGCCTGCTCGCCTGGTGGGTCGGTGACGCGATCACCGACCGGCGGCGCGCGGTGCGGGTGTTACCCCGGCTCGTCGCGGTGGGAGCGGTGGCCGCCGTGACGAGCTCTCCGGTGTTGTTCCAGGCGATGGGGTCCGTGGCGGGCACGGCGGGGGCGGGTGCCGACATCGGTCCGCGGCCGTTCGGTTCGGCGTTGGGCGACGCGCTGGGCATGGTCTACAGCGGCTACATCCCGGGACACCGGGGCGATGCGCAGTGGGCGGCGGCGTCGGCGACGCTGCTCGGCGCGGTGGCGGTGCTGGTGTCGCGGCGCGGGTACGGGGTGCTGGTGGCGTGGACGGCCTGGCTGGTGGTGGAGGTGGCGTTCCTGAGCACCGCCGGACGTCCGGTCGTCGCGCCGCTGACCGGGTTCTTCTACCACGCCCACCTGCGGGTCTGGTCACACTTGTCGCTGTTCGCGCCCGTGCTGGCCGGGCTCGGGGTGGTGCTCGTGGCGTGGGCGGTGGCCCGGCGCGCGGCTCGGGTCGTGCGCCGGGTGCGGTGGTCGGCGGTGGGGTTCGTGGTCGTGGCCGCGCTGGCCTACCTCGCCCGGCCGGGGATCGGGTACGCGCGGGTGGAAGCCGACTACGTGGCCAGCCGGTACGCCCGTCCCGACTTCGTCCGCGTCGGGCCGGACGACGAGCGGGCGATCGCCTGGCTGGCGGACCGGGTGCGCCCGGGAGAACGGGTGCTCAACTCGGCCAACGACGGTTCGACGTTCCTGTACGTGGAGCGCGGCGTGCCGGTGGTCAACGTCAGCTCGCTGGGCTCGGCGCGGGCGCCGCACACCTACCGCCTGCTCCGGGACTTCAACACCTTCCCGCACGACGACCAGGTGCGCCGGATGCTGCGCGAGCTGGACGTGCGCTGGGTGTACGTGGACGCCAACGCCCCCACCATCGGGTCCGGTTCATCGCCGGAGAACTGGGTCGGTCACCACCTGTTCTCCACGGCACGCGGACTGCGGGGGCTCGACGGGTTGCCCGGCCTGCGCCTGGCGTTCCGCTCCGGTGACGTGTCCGTGTACGAGCTGGACCTCGGCACGTGA
- a CDS encoding UDP-N-acetylglucosamine 2-epimerase, whose protein sequence is MIAFFVGTTAELIKIAPVYHAVAARGRAPELWFTAWHVDGVAETLADLRLPQPDVWLVPPGGAEQVDRSSRVPRWAARVAATACRRRGELRRRLAADGRPPLVVVHGDTFSTPYGCLIARKLLGVRVAHIEAGMRSGSITSPFPEELNRRVASRLTDIHFAPTRREVDNLAGSGGVVVETGANTVVDAVRAALATGGALVDLPPEYGLATLHRFELLSRADRFREVLERLREAAERTPIVYFAGLLERERVDSAGLRGLFDDEHLLMRPKLRYAQFLPVLARARFVVTDSGGLQEECAYLGVPAAIHRKRTERRQGLGDNVVLTGMDPDRLASFLTDPESLRRPSRLDDHHPTEKVVATLAALDFC, encoded by the coding sequence GTGATCGCCTTCTTCGTCGGCACCACCGCCGAGCTGATCAAGATCGCACCCGTCTACCACGCCGTCGCCGCCCGCGGCAGGGCGCCGGAGCTGTGGTTCACCGCGTGGCACGTGGACGGGGTGGCGGAAACGCTTGCGGACCTGCGACTGCCGCAGCCGGACGTGTGGCTGGTGCCACCCGGCGGTGCCGAGCAGGTCGACCGGTCGAGCCGGGTGCCGCGTTGGGCGGCCCGGGTCGCGGCGACCGCGTGCCGACGGCGTGGCGAACTGCGGCGCCGGCTGGCCGCCGACGGTCGACCGCCGCTGGTGGTCGTGCACGGCGACACCTTCAGCACCCCCTACGGCTGCCTCATCGCCCGGAAGCTGCTGGGTGTCCGGGTGGCGCACATCGAGGCGGGGATGCGCAGCGGCAGCATCACCAGTCCGTTCCCGGAGGAGCTCAACCGGCGGGTCGCGTCCCGGCTGACCGACATCCACTTCGCACCGACCCGGCGGGAGGTGGACAACCTGGCCGGTTCAGGGGGCGTCGTCGTGGAGACCGGTGCCAACACCGTGGTGGACGCGGTGCGGGCCGCGTTGGCCACGGGCGGCGCGCTGGTGGACCTGCCGCCGGAGTACGGCCTGGCCACCCTGCACCGGTTCGAACTGCTCTCCCGCGCGGACCGGTTCCGCGAGGTGCTCGAACGGCTGCGGGAAGCCGCCGAGCGCACGCCGATCGTCTACTTCGCGGGACTGCTGGAGCGGGAACGCGTCGACAGTGCGGGGTTGCGGGGGCTCTTCGACGACGAGCACCTGCTGATGCGCCCCAAGCTGCGCTACGCGCAATTCCTCCCGGTGCTGGCCAGGGCGCGGTTCGTGGTGACCGATTCCGGCGGTCTGCAGGAGGAGTGCGCGTACCTGGGAGTGCCCGCCGCGATCCACCGCAAGCGCACCGAGCGCCGGCAGGGGCTGGGGGACAACGTGGTGCTCACCGGCATGGACCCCGACCGGCTCGCCTCGTTCCTGACCGACCCGGAGTCCCTGCGCCGCCCTTCGCGACTCGACGACCACCACCCGACGGAGAAGGTCGTCGCGACACTGGCCGCGCTCGACTTCTGCTGA
- a CDS encoding GNAT family N-acetyltransferase: MASSAEPVVRDARHDDVVAICRFGEAHVRPHYAPLIGAAAADEQVRRWWNETHVAAAVAGGLVVVAEVDGHVVGVGQRGRRGADHVVYKLYVHPRHRGRGLGPRLLDVLTGQLPSDADRLYIEHFVGNERAGAFYEREGFTVERIEPSPTGDPRLGVVWRARPLAASAQTPGRA; encoded by the coding sequence ATGGCGTCGAGTGCCGAACCGGTCGTGCGGGATGCCAGGCACGACGATGTGGTGGCGATCTGCCGGTTCGGCGAGGCCCACGTCCGACCGCACTACGCCCCGCTGATCGGCGCTGCCGCGGCGGATGAGCAGGTACGCAGGTGGTGGAACGAGACGCACGTCGCCGCGGCCGTGGCCGGGGGTCTGGTGGTCGTCGCCGAGGTTGACGGGCACGTCGTCGGCGTCGGGCAGCGCGGCCGCAGAGGAGCTGACCACGTGGTCTACAAGCTCTACGTCCACCCTCGGCATCGCGGCCGCGGGCTGGGCCCGCGGCTGCTCGATGTCCTCACCGGACAGCTGCCCTCTGACGCTGATCGGCTGTACATCGAACATTTCGTGGGCAACGAGCGCGCGGGCGCCTTCTACGAACGTGAGGGCTTCACCGTGGAAAGGATCGAGCCGAGTCCCACCGGCGACCCCAGACTCGGGGTGGTGTGGCGCGCGCGCCCGCTGGCTGCATCCGCTCAGACGCCTGGACGAGCCTGA
- a CDS encoding cytochrome P450 codes for MRRCCATPAREDTEVNGRPVRRGDAVTVLIAAANRDDRVFDDPDSLRLDRAPNPHLGFGRGPHACLGSPLALLIARTALGALARHHRPPRLLAEPVFRRNAMVPVAASATGTRGRGRRIRPRRNPGSR; via the coding sequence ATGAGACGGTGCTGCGCAACCCCTGCGCGTGAGGACACGGAGGTCAACGGCCGGCCGGTCCGCCGCGGGGACGCCGTGACCGTGCTGATCGCGGCGGCCAACCGCGACGACCGGGTCTTCGACGATCCGGATTCGCTGCGCCTGGACCGCGCGCCCAACCCGCACCTGGGGTTCGGCCGTGGCCCCCACGCCTGCCTGGGTTCGCCCCTCGCCTTGCTGATCGCCCGCACCGCCCTGGGCGCGCTGGCCCGTCATCACCGGCCGCCAAGGCTGCTCGCCGAGCCGGTGTTCCGTCGCAACGCCATGGTGCCCGTCGCGGCTTCCGCGACGGGCACCCGAGGGCGGGGGCGTCGGATCAGACCACGACGGAATCCAGGTAGTCGGTGA